The following nucleotide sequence is from Dysgonomonadaceae bacterium PH5-43.
CAAATATGCAGGCAAAGGAGTATCAGTATGCGCTACTTGCGATGGTTTCTTTTACCGCAAAAAAGTTGTAGCTGTAGTTGGCGGTGGAGACTCAGCTTGCGAAGAAGCTTTATATTTAGCTTGTCTTGCCTCTAAGGTTTACCTTATTGTAAGAAAAGACCATTTAAGAGCTTCTCAGATAATGCAAGATAGAGTTTTAGAGAATCCTAAAATTGAAATCCTTTTCAACACAAACACCCTCGGCTTATTCGGAGAAGACGGAGTTGAAGGCGCTAAGCTTGTTCGCAACATCAATACTCCTGAAGAAGAAAATTTCGAAATAAACATAGATGGATTCTTTTTAGCTATAGGACACAATCCTAACTCTGAGATATTCAAACACTATTTAGAAGTAGACGATCACGGGTTTATCAAAACTCAGTGGGGAACGACTCGCACTAAAATACCCGGAGTGTTTGCTGCCGGTGATGTAGCAGATCCTAACTACCGCCAGGCGATAACTGCTGCAGCCAGTGGTTGTATTGCTGCAATAGAAGCAGAAAGGTATCTTACAATGATGGATATTAAGAAATAAAAAGGAAGTAATAATCTATTTGTTATTATTGTAGTCTTTAATAATACCGTCTCGCAACCAATTAGCTAATGCTTGACGATTATTAACTTCTAAATAACGCTTTTGATTAACAACATTCTGCATATTTGCCAATTCGGCATAGGTAGAAACTATATTTGTGTTTCTCAACACATGAAGATTTCGGTATATAACACTTCCTGTAAAAGGATTACCTCGTCTGTGGGGCTGTTTGTTATAAGAAGCCTTTAATGTTTCGCATAAAGTTTCGCTAAACGCCTTGCCTTTATTTCCATAATGATAAAAATAAACATCTAAAGGAAGCTTATCATCGCGACTATCTAAATGTATAAAGATAGCTCGTTGATAAGTTTC
It contains:
- a CDS encoding thioredoxin reductase (NADPH) (product_source=KO:K00384; cath_funfam=3.50.50.60; cog=COG0492; ko=KO:K00384; pfam=PF07992; superfamily=51905; tigrfam=TIGR01292), encoding MKTEKVQCLIVGSGPAGYTAAIYASRANLKPVLYQGMQPGGLLTMTSEIENFPGYPTGTSGFDLMEDLKKQAERFCADIRIGVVTHCDLSQRPYKVTIDNTTVVETETLIISTGASPKMLGIPDEIKYAGKGVSVCATCDGFFYRKKVVAVVGGGDSACEEALYLACLASKVYLIVRKDHLRASQIMQDRVLENPKIEILFNTNTLGLFGEDGVEGAKLVRNINTPEEENFEINIDGFFLAIGHNPNSEIFKHYLEVDDHGFIKTQWGTTRTKIPGVFAAGDVADPNYRQAITAAASGCIAAIEAERYLTMMDIKK